The following proteins are encoded in a genomic region of Sulfurovum indicum:
- a CDS encoding precorrin-2 dehydrogenase/sirohydrochlorin ferrochelatase family protein, protein MSYFPLFMDMSGLKVLVVGGGVIATEKLEKLVDFTKEITVITKEISEGADQLIKKYSLTLHQRMYQTGDINGFDIVIVATDTVELHKAIYEESRSERILVNSVDNTDYCDFIFPSYVQKGDLTIAFSTGGASPAFAKQIRRHFEKIIPDSVGDFLQKMKGLRSTIPKGKERMKYFDTLVEEYFRKNFK, encoded by the coding sequence ATGTCGTATTTCCCTCTTTTCATGGATATGAGCGGGCTTAAAGTGCTGGTGGTCGGCGGCGGTGTCATTGCCACAGAAAAACTTGAAAAGCTGGTTGACTTTACCAAAGAGATTACAGTGATCACAAAAGAGATCAGCGAGGGAGCGGACCAGCTTATCAAAAAATACTCTCTGACACTCCATCAGCGTATGTATCAAACCGGGGATATCAATGGTTTTGATATCGTTATTGTTGCTACCGATACTGTAGAGCTGCATAAAGCGATCTATGAGGAATCACGATCAGAGCGTATTTTGGTCAACTCGGTGGATAACACGGACTACTGCGATTTTATCTTTCCTTCCTATGTACAAAAAGGTGATCTGACCATTGCTTTTTCCACAGGTGGAGCTTCTCCGGCATTTGCCAAGCAGATACGTCGTCATTTTGAGAAGATCATTCCTGATTCTGTTGGAGATTTTCTTCAGAAGATGAAAGGTTTGCGTTCCACTATACCAAAAGGAAAAGAGAGGATGAAGTATTTTGATACACTGGTAGAAGAGTATTTCAGGAAAAATTTTAAATGA
- a CDS encoding metal-sulfur cluster assembly factor: protein MCNITKEAVFDAISTVIDPEVGFNLVEMGLIYDAIIDEECNVHVVMTLSTQGCPLHQMITQWVKEAVERIEDVGEVEVEVVWEPAWNISMADENVKKTLGGL, encoded by the coding sequence ATGTGCAATATTACAAAAGAGGCAGTTTTTGATGCGATCAGTACGGTGATTGACCCTGAAGTAGGATTTAATCTTGTCGAGATGGGGCTTATTTATGATGCGATTATCGATGAGGAGTGTAATGTGCATGTGGTGATGACACTTTCTACACAGGGGTGTCCTTTGCATCAGATGATCACTCAGTGGGTCAAAGAGGCGGTAGAACGTATCGAAGATGTTGGGGAAGTTGAGGTTGAAGTAGTCTGGGAGCCGGCATGGAACATCTCAATGGCAGATGAGAATGTCAAGAAAACATTAGGTGGTTTGTAA